AGTGATGATAAAGGAAGAAGGATAAGCACTATACCCTGAGAGTTGGCAAGTCGATGATTTGATTTAAAGTTCATAATTACTTCACTTGCTCAATCATGATAACTTCACTTGCGTAACGTTAGGTGCTACTTACTATGATGCTAGTGAATGTAAATGACATGCAGATGAGATGGTTCATTCAAGTATAGAATAATAACATGAAATGGAAAACGTAAATCGCACAAGTATGTTATGCATTGAATATAAAATCAAAGTGAAAATTTAGAAAAGCAGTGCATCAGATACTTGCCTCGCggtaaatataatatgaaacgATTATAAGAATAACTTCACCGAAAAAAAGGAGGTAAATTTAATAATAGCTATGAAAAACAcatgtaaaaggaaaaatttgGCTATAAGCTATAATAGAGTGCAGTAGTATATCATTCACATCACATGGATCTTTCCAGttagaaaatgatttatttCATACCCAGTAGTAGACAAACTCTAgcatgtaaactttaaaaaaaaattgctttcaCTAGTCGCATCCAACCACTACCAACAAGGGTAGATAAAACTAAATGGTAAGTTACAGGCAATAGATAAGATTGATCTACTTGATTTTGAACCAAGTTTTCATGCTCAGTAATATGAAGGAACACTCAACTATGATCTACCTGGCAGTTTGATCACGTTAGCAATGACAGTTGATATcttaaaatcccaaaatagcTCACTTCAGCCAATCCAGAACTACAAAGAAAACAGAGCTAAATGAGTACACAATCACCTAAaaaaaagcaaacacaaatgCCATCTTCACATGGAAAACGTGAAATCCACTTCAAAAacatattagtttttttatacaATCTCGTTTTGGCACAGGTAGGTAAACACACTTTCATGAACTTCATGCAATATGGGCAAAGCCACTTTAAGCCAATTAAATCATGAAAACAGAACAAGTTTACTAATTACCAACTGTAGCCCTAATTATACTTTGGGGAGCTTCATCATTAGGTAGCACAATACCCGCCAGCAAGAATAACTTACATGATCCACAGAAGATTTGTTAGTAAACTATATCagcaaaatagaaaacaaagccCGAACAAGGTATTAAGACAATTAGTCAATCCAATGAATCGAAGCCAGAAAACTAAAATCCAGAAATTTCTTGCAGCACAGTAACCTAGTTTCCTGGAACAGAAAAAACGCTACACCAAAGAGAAGCTAGAACGATGTACCTCAGGTTGTAGCACGAGTGAAAACTTCGCTGTCCGCCGGTCCACGCAACCACCGTTGCAGCTCCGTCTGTCTATGGTTTTGCGACTACGATTCTAAGAGAAAAATGAACCATGGCCAATCGAAAGCAGAAATCAATGAAAAGAGAAAGTGTAAGGAGGATGAAAGGAAAAAACGAACCAGAACGAAACGAACGTACGTGCAAAGAAGAAAGGGAGATGAATGTTGTGGtggaatgaaaatgaagaaaggaagaaagtgattttagggttttttagagGGAGAAAGGATTTAGTCTGAGGTTTTGGAATGGGAGggaataaaatttgataattggGGATTTTGAGAGGGAAATGGGTTTTGGAATTCTGGAAAaagaattagtttaaaatttttaaagataagAAACCTAAAAATtaggaagaaaatataatattattggaAGAGGTTATAAACCTCtcttaaaaacaactaaaactCCCACTATCATTGACaatcagataattcaaatcaaacattttaaaatatgtcaatTTGAGGAGGTTTTTTATAACTCCCTCAAAATAACCCCCTttaaataagcttttttttgtagtgctatactttggggcgattttggttttagtccattttcaaactaatgtacaatttagtacttcaactttagaaaactctggttttagtcctttttaccaaatttttttaactttatttgttgtttcaagcacgtttcattatagcatttggattgtttatactgtttgacacatttttgcttcaatgttaactgagaaacgtgcttgaaacaacaaataaagttaaaaaaatttgggaaaaaggactaaaactagacTTTTataaagttggaggactaaattgtaccttaatttaaaaatggactaaaatcaaaatcgccccaaaatatagggacttaaaacatattaaacccTTAAAAAATCTATCATTTTATCCACTGGTATCTATGAAAAAATATCCGATTTTTTATACTCGTAACTAGTTATTGATATTCACAAATTCTagaaattgtaataattaaaaaatgtacagatatggttaaatatattttaagtaataaataaaaagatttgttAGGTAtgatttaaagaatttattttattttaaaaaactttttaaaaaataagcttTGAtgaatatttattcaattacatttttattattgttatatgtttacaaatttgttaattattcttatgtagtgatatatattattgttagataataataagtaagaataaaatattatatttttctaacaaatattatacttataaattataaaatatatgtaagggagttttaatagaaataataagtTTATCTCTACTTGTCCTGTCTAAAAGAATCTATCCCATTATCTATGGTATTTATGAAAcaatacttaatttttatatttgtgacTAGCTATGGATATTTGTTATGAgatcttaaaaattttaattattaaaaaatatataaatatggttagagctgtcaaaacgggtaatccggctcgacccagcccggctcaccacgggttggtcacttagtgagtcaacccaacccggctcatttattagcaagtcagaaaaacttgaacccggcccgacccaccacgggttggtgggtaaacgggttggctcactagcccatttaattatgttttttttaaaataaaaaaaataaaaactttctgtaatttaaatttaaacaattttcactccaaaaaaattatgttaaaaacaattcaaaataataataaaaagtgcAATATAAcccaaatgtcattcaaaaagaaacacaaaaaacatataaataagtttcttatattcataattttttgttcttgttgtaaccattgacccttgttcttgttgtctccaaattcactgataaagattttcctaatatcaaaacaattctgacaatcaataaaaaaatattagtcaagaaaaagagaactagtaatcaacaacatcaacaaaaaattaatagtttaatctgtaacataatttctcaaattcaaagatatcaaaaagagcttgttcaaataatgtatactcaaattgtttaaataaaatgaacaaaagtctgatacaagcatgtcagaacatgaaaaaatcattccatgtcttcaaatcccccagaacagaAAACAAATGCGCAAACCCCtaattttgtcattatagggtttttgaaaataaaaaaagagagaaagagaagtgagaaaacaaaaatgtggagaaaagaaaagaaaaaaggaatggtgttttacctgctccttaaagaatttcagtgaaatgagggtgagagcaccataaaatgagagcaagtactgtgagagtgatttgtgagagtagaggttacttttttggtatacaccgtgagtgaagaaagtgttttattttgtaggatttcataaataaaataataaattaaaaaaataaaattaggtaggtggattggtgggccaacccagcTCACCAtaggttcaacccgcatgagccggatctaaatgagccgggttgaaatctaacccgcatataagtgggttgcatttttcaaacccaacctgattcgaacccgtgacggaccgggttggctcgcgggttgtggcccattttgacggctctaaatatggttaaatattttaaataacaaataaaatgatttgTTAGTTAtgatttaacattattttattttaaaatattttttaaaaaataagatttggcaaatatttattctattagaaaaatattattaaatattagtttatgtCCTTCGATCTGTCATGTGattacaaattaaaagatatcATGATATATTgttagttattattatatactgttatatattattgttagatAATAATAAGTAAGAATAAAATGTTGTACTTTTTCTAGAAATATTAggcttataaaatatatgagacAATAAGGTTTTGAGCGAGGTTTTTAATAGAAATGACAACATATTAAGGAAGAAGGGAGGAATTTTGGAAGGATGGAAGGATGAATTAAAGAGTAAGAGGTAGGGGAGCTTACgtttttacattcttttttcttgttttcttgttttttttttttgtctttttatttgtatgtgatgtaacaatgtaatattttatgagTCTAAATTGTGGAATTGGTGTTATTTAGTACGATTGTGATGATATGTTAATATGTGTTTGTTTGGAAAGTTAAATGTATGTTTGTGTTTAGTGACTCAATGAAAGGTGATGAAGGGTAATTTTGCGTAGTTATACTGGAGGTGTAAGGAGAGTAATGAGAAGtgacatatatataatttgtcgAGGCTCCTAGGTGAGTAATAGAAACTGACATGTATATTTTGTGGGGCTTTCGAAGGGAGTAATGGGATGTAACACTTGTATTGATAAGTTGTGTATGAGAGTTACAAATTGGTTTTTAATGTTGAATTCACTTGTGGTTGTAATATTGTAATTGTATGACGTTGTGAGACACTTGGATATCTAAAGTTTGtgttatttgttatattatgaTTGATGTGTACATTGGTTATGATGTTTTAAtgttgggttaaatatgtttttagtccctatactatcaagcggttttggttttagttcctatttcaaagtaaggtacattttagtcccctttcttaaagaaactttgattttagtcctccaaagCTAACATCGTTAAAAGCCAACTGATGTGGTTAACGGTAGACTGACacgattttttttcttatactgAGTTAGTGTTTCTCAACTTTTCTCCCTCTCTTTCCCTCGTCTTTTCCTTCCATCTTCCATCTTCAACCCAACCTTCGGTCGCAGATGCATCATCTCGATCCTCCCCAGGCGTCGACACATCCAGCGACTCAACATCATCAAGTAGTACTCCAAATTGCTCGCGACGCCGCGTTGGAACGACGAGGCTGCTATTGTAGCCATATCCGCCCACCCCTTACTATCCACCAAAACCACAACGCTTGGAGAGACCATCTGCAAGTCTGCCAAGAACGTGGCAGCATTTCCGAGGTGGTGGAAAATCACTAGGGAAAGGAGCACGGTGGTACTCTCGCCGTCCACGAGCTTCACTACCTTAAAGGAGAGTGTCTCAAAGGTTCGGAGCGGCACGAAGTTGACTTGGACGTGAATCCTGAGTTCGAGAGCGAACTGCTCGAGGTTTTCGCGTACCAGCGTGCTCTCGACGGCGTACTCTTCGGGAATGACGATGGTGATTCGGAGAAGCGGCAATTTCATGGCCTTCTCCGCTATCTCCTTCATGAGAGAAGCGTATTGGATCTCAAGGCCGATGTCGAAGTCGATAACATGCATGAAGGAGCACGCAACGTGATCGAGAACCACCTGGTTGGTGGTGAAGATCGAGAACATTGGGATCAACGAGATTCCGGAGAAGGCCTTGAAGAAGGGAGCACCAAAGTCATCATGTAAGCCCAAGTCCTTCATGATGGAGTCCCAATCCAAGTTGTGTAATGCATGGTCGTCTAGGCGAGACAATCTTGGGAGTCTGTGACAACAACTGAGTGATCGATGGGCTTTTCGAAGCCTGGGCTAGGGCTTCAACACAGGTCAAGGACAGAGGTGGGCTCGTAGTAGAGGCCCGTGGTGTTGAGTTTGGGAAGTGCAATGGTACGGAGTAGGTTATTAGTGGGTTTTGGGTTAGCCTGTGGGGATGAGGGAATGGGAGCTCTCATCGCTTGGTGAAGACTACTAGAAGGTTGAAGAAGGGGGCTTTCTATTGTTATTACTGTAGCCCTTTTATCTTTGCTTGTGTGCGTGTAAAGGGGTAGGAACCGGTTATATCGTAACACATGGTTGGTTTAAGATTTGAAATGTGTTTTTATGTTATGGGGAAATGTCTTGGGATGTGatataatatttgttctttACTTGTGTATCGTTGTAAGGGGAGGGACCGGTTATATTGTTAACATGTGATGGTTAGGATTTTTAAGCAATGTTTTATGTTATGATGAATGTTCTTTAATGTGTATAATACCTGTGTTTTATTCAAGCATCATTTAAAAGAGAATGATCAATGTGCATGTGAGTTATTATGGGATATAAATCACATTGTTGTAGTGTTCGAATGAAGTGAGGGTTGCATGAGGGGTTCGCATAGAACCTTTAGTTTACTTTATCTTTCTTGATATATTGCGTTGTAGTGAGCCAGTTCAACATTCTCTAAACTAGAGTGATAGTTGGGGTGTAGGAATCTCGGTCTTCTCTTGCTTTCTTGCTGGAAGTGTTGGGATGGAGATAGTTATGGAGAACCTACCATGGAGTCTTGGGAAAGGAGTGGGGCCTTGCATCTAGGAGGAAGAATGTTCGATAAATAGGGTTGTCTTGGATGATAGTTGCACTGTAGTACGATGGTTTAAAAGATTATGTTGTGGTAGAGGAGATAAGTAATTAGATAGTATGATGAGCATGTTTAGGGCGGAGGAAGGGGGAAATCTTGTCTCTTGGTTGGTTGAATAAGTGTCGGGGCATCAGCTTGGGATAGACCGAAGACATTGGAAGTGAAGGGTTAGCCTTTCTTGGGGATGAGTTGGGtgattgatgggtgtcgccgcccaatcaaatttgattgcataataagaaatgcagtatagctagggaatgaccctaggtcgtctctcaaggaccaaactgcggttcagaatcaggtctaacacagttggggggggggtttgaaatgttgtttgtggatgcggaaaaattaaaatgaaattaaaacagtaaaaacgaaaattcacgctggaactaggcagctctgacctttgctcaatgttttaaccataacgttttctacagagctctaaatgagatgaggttttttgtcctggaaagtagactcaattatctttcatttgatatataaaacgtagcatttggagctctggtctggttgcagttagttttttaaaatcgagtccagagagtgaaaaggctaaacccaatactagagcaaacaaatatctaaacacagttaaaactatcaattgcaaaactaatttaaagaaaggaaaaacaaataaactacaattcaaactaatttaaagctaaagaactaaacaacatatatttttttctaccaatGCAAATGACATATGCACcttctaaaaaaattgaattgaaaatggCATAAAACTTAGACCTCTCGGCCATGACCTCACACACCCTGTAACAGCCGCTTGCCTTCAAAAATATAGAATCTAAACCAAGCCTTGCTGCTTCCAAGATCCGTGCAGCGTTCATCACCGATACGTTCCCCTCCTTccttttaaaaaccaaaataaaatctaattagcTTCCTTGCTAAAATCAACGTGTGCTCCATCATTCGATGCTATGGTGTTTTCTCTCCAAACCAAATTGAATGCAATGAAAAGGTAATACACAAGTGTGGCCCACATCTACAGATGTTAGACGTGCTGCACCAGCTCTTCCAAAAACAAGAATGAAACCTTAAATTGAACCATTCCCTAGGCCGTGACAACGTTGgcaaaaagagaataaaatagtGCTGAAACAAAAACCGAGACCGAAACAAAAACCGAGACCATGTGCCTTTATAATCCATCAACGTTAAATTGAAAAGATTGTAGCAATtgcaaaataaaacacaaatggAAAGATGTTGCCTGCTCCCTCATTATTCATGAAAGACATTAAAAGAAAAGCCAAGTTCCAAGAAGGGGCTGGAAGCTAGCCCAAGGCACCGTGAAGCTACTTTTTCTCTAGCACATTCCACATTGCAGCTGCTCACTTTATCAATTAATTACCTTGGACCCTTTTCCTCCAGAACGAAAAGAAATGCTTgcttctaaaagaaaagaaatcaaaaccAGCGTGCTACTTCCTTAACTCTAGATAATTAAGTGCAAGCTGAATCAAACAAAAGCAAAGTGGCGGCTGGAATATGACTCAAGAGCGTAAGTTCCCTTTTCAACAGCTATCCAAAAAATACAAATTGTTCAAAGCTCTAGAAGAAAGGTGAATCCGAGAGTGGCAGCTGGTAGCTCCAATTTCCATTTAACCAAAATCAAAGTGTAACATGcttcaaaaaaatgaaaacgttACAGCCAAGTAAGTCCCAGCCAAGATCAGAGAAAATGAAAGAGTGTCCCCTTGCTGCAATCCCTAGGGTCTAGTATATGTCAtgaaaaatgggtggggtccaccgtAAAGAAACCCTAAAGTGCCAAATCATCCTACTCTGTAATTGGGTTTAGtctacactaccaaaaattggcccaaaattacaaaacttggtttaaaaagcctaatctactaaattaaaatttaattaattctaaattgtctttgtggagagtcttgaataaATTGATgtcactccaaatgtcccaaattgtatttccaaaattttccctgaaaataataatgcaaataattagctcagaaaattcaaattaattaaaattagaattttcggtcaaattaagcagaattaccaaaaacgggaaaataccggacaattaaacataatttcctaattaattctagcacaataaactaagtgaaatcaataaaatatcgactcatcagtgaTGAGAACGAGGAAGATGGTGAGAGGTTAGTCTGGGAGGAAGGTTAGGGTGTGTTTGAGGAAGTAGAATAAGAAAAGGAAGGAGTAGAGTGTAGCCTGGATGAGAGTTTGTAGGCGGAATAAAAGGTATGGACGGTTGATATTTACATGGAGAATGAGAGGAACAATGAGAAGATGGGAGTAGGTTTTAGGTATTTGAATGGCTGCGGAGGAGTTTATTGAAGTAAAATGAGGAAAGGATTTCACATGGGGTTTGTGTTGGAAAGAAAAGGTTTGTTTGCATGGGGAAGGTTGGccgagagaaaaggaaaaactgaCTTAGATCCCTTTAATGGTGGTGCACAAATCTTTTAAGCAGAggctatattttattttctgttcgGGTTTGGAGTGGATCTTTAGGAATTAATAAGAAATTAGGTAGAGAAGAGTAAAAGAAAGAAGTGCAGGAGAAATGCTAAAGAGACCAAGAGAGGGGTATTAAGTCTCagttttgagaaagaaaaataaaataaagtaaagaagGAAATGAGTGTTAGGACTGGTTAATAAATAGTAGAAACagaagaaagagaaatttaAGAAAGGAAGAAGGATGAGAGAAATAGGGTATGTGATGTTAGCAAAAGATAATCCTAGAGTTAGAAGAAGTAGAAGTTGGATCTGTTGGATTTTTAAAGTGCATGAGAGGTAGttgaaagcaaaataaaaggaaaatgtaatatattaaaatatgttttatttgggtatttgaagaaaaagtgaaaagtgAATGGGGTTGTTGGTTTCGTAAGAATAAAGTAGAGGGAGAATTGGGAAATTGAGTATGTGAGGGGATGTTGAGAGGATAAGGTCCCATGTGGGTCCCACGGTGTAGTCACATTAGCTCGTTTTTAACCGTGTTAATTTTGAatgattaaaatcaaaattttttgaaagaagaagactaaaatgtaccttactttgaaagagagattaaaacCAAAACCACTTAATAATATATGgactaaaagtatatttaacattttaatgttTGTATGTTAACTTTCCCTTCTATTTTAATGATTGTGGTTTTTACCTACCatgactttattttataagaaagcAACGTGTTGAGGAAAATACATTACGAAGATGAGTCAATATCGAAAGATATTTCAAACCatcttttagggtgtgttcacttgggggtGATGggaggtgattgggggagagtgattgagtgaatttgaggataatattttttgttagtttatttgagtgaatttggaggtaaacgagagtgaattttgaaataaatttttttaatttgtcatataaactaaattctacaccaattctcacaaactttatttcaaaattcactctcttttaccttcaaattcactcaaaaaaacaacaaaaacaattatcctcaaatccactcaatcactctccctcAATCACCTCCCATCACctccaagtgaacacacccttaatctttatgtcttttctttttcaataaaatttacttttaaaatgttttttttactgagattttgaacaaaaataaaaatgaaattttattttaaattatataatttatatcaattatagATTTTAGATGGAAAAAAATTGGAGTGTTACATTTgtaaattatttgtatattttatttttcaaaattttaaataaaattatttaaaagaaaatatttaaaatataaacttagattaaacaattaacttttaagtctaatttaaatcaaattattcaataaaatattaatataagtaaatttaatcttttaaagaaaattaaataagttacctcaaaatataaatttttaaaaagttcatcttttataaataatttcattttcattggtaaaaaaatatatgaaaattaaatttaaaataattattttatgattaatatttttttattaaaaaaaatattttctaaattttaatttaaaaaatatttaaataaaattcactaataattatcttatgtaattttaaattttaagacaaGATGTAATACTGAATTTACTACAAATATTCATATGTGGCTAGTTtgactttttttccttttatgtgaAAATTAGCTAAcctatattagaaaaaaaaattgtttttaccACAATtggttaatatattataattttcctTAACATTAGTATTAATTACTTGTAACATTTTATTATGATTCTCTTAAGTCCtaacttttagaaaaagaaaagactcACAGCAAGCAAACTAACTTAGTATGAAAagatcaaatttataatatgtttgttGTCACTCattctatattaaaatatacttccaaggtaaaactaaaattaaaagctaatttGATTGTTATAAATTGTTAGCCAAAAAGCTTTGCTTAAGAGAAAAAATGGCttgttattcttttaaaaaaggttttaattaaaataagctatctcataaaatgaaaaatttatttataaaataaaaatatggtgtaaaattaaattaatttatataaaattatttttatcatactaCTCTTTTTACAACATAATAATACAATTGTCATAGGACAAATACatacaaatttgaattttaaaatataaaatatactcaATGGATGAAATGTTGTTCTAATAACACAtttctaaataatatataatatcaattaaattatattaacataaatcatatatatatatatatatatatatatatatatatatatatatattatggtgtctgctttttttccttccttcagAATTTCAGTTCAAAGAAGAATCTGTTTCGTTTGTATTCATCCATTTCTGGCATCGCACAGTGATTTCCCACCACCAATCTACCTCCTTCAATTCACTGTCATTGTTTGCTTGCAGTATCAATGGCGTTTTCCTCCGCATTCCAGGAGCGTCTCCACCAGATGGACTGTACTCGAATCCAACGCCTCTCTCTTCTCCAGGTCCAATTCGATTCACCaccatattttcaatattttccccTTCAATTTCCCCACAACGATGCTGAGATCTGAATCTTCATTTTCTACTCTGCAGGCCGAGAAGGAGTCGCAAGCCGACAAGTCCCGAGCTTTGGCTTCGAAACTCGCAAACATCAGGGCCTCAGAACAGAGGTGCTCCTGGCTCGATCACAAAATCGCATCTCAGAATTTCAAGCTTCTCGCTCTCAAGTGTCAAATCGAGAACCTCGAAGCCAAGCATGATTCGCTTTCGCTGCAACTCAGGTAGCCACGTGTGTATTCAAAATCTGAAATCGTTGATTAATTGGCCTCGTTTTAGGTCGTTGCAGAACGAGGTGGAGGAGCTCGAGGAATTGCGCGACACGAGAGAGAGCTTTTACGAGGCCAAGAGGATAGAAATGAAGAAATTCAAGGAAATTGCGGAGAGCTTTGTGGTGAATTGTAGAACGGAAGTTGAGAGTTTGAGGAATAGAGTGAACCTGGTAATTACATGTTACGTATAACTGAAAGGAAAACAATTAACAGATTGTCTTGGTATGAATTTGCACGAATTTAGAAAAAATGCATGATGTGATCTCAGTGAGTGCTTTCTAGATCATATTGCTTGATTATTAGACAGTTTGTTTGcttgttaattttaataaatttaagtagTTTATATTTGGATGTTAAGTCAATGTTTTTTAAGAGTgaatttaagtctaattcaattttatcacAATGATGTAAGATGAAGTTTGCAttcacttatatacacttaattggttttatctctacTCGATATGATActttgaacaatgcttttgtatcaaattttactCAAACTTATCAATATCTTCTATATTGTCTTCCAtctcctttcttttcttcttgttccTTTGTAATGTGAGTTAATATGTAATTGCTGAATTTTTGGATTGGCAtgtgtttttggttttttcaGCTGAAGTCCTCTTTCATGGAACTTAAAAGTAACAGTGGCAACTCTTGCAATTCCGAAATTACTGCTGCTGAAATGAGAAGGTTGGAACTCCAGGCTGAAAAGGACAATGTGTGTAGAATCATTGATTGCAACCACCAAATAAAAGCACAATTGCAAAAGCAGCTTCAGATTATTCTGATGACGCAAACACAAGATAAGGATTAGAGTTGAAGAGTGTCACCTTCCTTTTTCCAGTTTCTACCGTTCTTAGAGGCATATAGTTCCCGTCTGCActaaagcaaagaaaaggagCATTCAGATATGAGACTAAGAGAAGCAATACATGTTTTTCTCATGCATAGTAGAGTAAccatcaacaaaataaataaagaatctAAATTCGTTTGTTAGTATATTTCTTATATCCGTCTGGActaattttctaaaaagtaTGCACATAGATCTACACGGAATGAGGCCAACAAGTATTCAGAGTTTTTAATCAtatgatgaaatattaaatgataataatataattattgttcaatttatttact
This genomic stretch from Vigna radiata var. radiata cultivar VC1973A chromosome 7, Vradiata_ver6, whole genome shotgun sequence harbors:
- the LOC106766027 gene encoding scarecrow-like protein 15; the protein is MKDLGLHDDFGAPFFKAFSGISLIPMFSIFTTNQVVLDHVACSFMHVIDFDIGLEIQYASLMKEIAEKAMKLPLLRITIVIPEEYAVESTLVRENLEQFALELRIHVQVNFVPLRTFETLSFKVVKLVDGESTTVLLSLVIFHHLGNAATFLADLQMVSPSVVVLVDSKGWADMATIAASSFQRGVASNLEYYLMMLSRWMCRRLGRIEMMHLRPKVGLKMEDGRKRRGKEREKS
- the LOC106767695 gene encoding uncharacterized protein LOC106767695 — translated: MAFSSAFQERLHQMDCTRIQRLSLLQAEKESQADKSRALASKLANIRASEQRCSWLDHKIASQNFKLLALKCQIENLEAKHDSLSLQLRSLQNEVEELEELRDTRESFYEAKRIEMKKFKEIAESFVVNCRTEVESLRNRVNLLKSSFMELKSNSGNSCNSEITAAEMRRLELQAEKDNVCRIIDCNHQIKAQLQKQLQIILMTQTQDKD